A window from Pseudomonas alloputida encodes these proteins:
- a CDS encoding tRNA dihydrouridine(16) synthase DusC has translation MQIALAPMEGLVDNILRDVLTRVGGIDWCVTEFIRVCDRLLPASSFDKLAPELRQGARTAAGVPMRVQLLGSDPVCLAENAALACELGAPVIDLNFGCPAKTVNKSRGGAVLLKEPELLHAIVREVRRAVPANIPVTSKMRLGFDSPDGALECATALAEGGSAHLVVHARTKVEGYKPPAHWEWVARVQDVVKVPVFANGEIWTVDDWRRCREVSGAEDIMLGRGLVSRPDLGLQIAAARDGRDYQPMSWHDLLPLLREFWRQAQAKLSPRYAPGRMKQWLAMLTRSYPEAVVLFAELRREDDCARISRLLGVEAQVLEACVA, from the coding sequence ATGCAAATTGCCCTGGCCCCCATGGAGGGGCTGGTCGACAACATCCTGCGCGACGTATTGACTCGTGTGGGCGGTATCGACTGGTGCGTCACCGAGTTCATTCGCGTGTGCGACCGCCTGTTGCCGGCGTCCTCGTTCGACAAGCTGGCGCCTGAACTGCGTCAGGGCGCGCGCACGGCTGCCGGTGTGCCCATGCGCGTGCAATTGCTGGGTTCTGACCCAGTATGCCTGGCGGAAAACGCTGCACTGGCTTGCGAGCTTGGGGCGCCGGTGATCGACCTGAACTTCGGTTGCCCGGCAAAGACGGTGAACAAGTCGCGCGGTGGCGCGGTACTGCTCAAAGAGCCGGAGTTGCTGCACGCCATTGTGCGTGAAGTGCGGCGGGCGGTGCCGGCAAATATCCCGGTGACCTCGAAGATGCGCCTGGGCTTCGACAGCCCCGACGGGGCACTGGAGTGCGCCACGGCTTTGGCCGAAGGCGGTTCGGCACACCTGGTGGTGCACGCTCGGACCAAGGTTGAGGGCTACAAGCCGCCAGCGCACTGGGAGTGGGTGGCGCGGGTACAGGATGTGGTCAAGGTGCCGGTGTTCGCCAATGGTGAGATCTGGACGGTCGATGACTGGCGGCGTTGCCGCGAGGTCAGTGGCGCTGAAGACATCATGCTCGGGCGTGGGCTGGTATCGCGCCCGGACCTGGGCCTGCAGATTGCGGCGGCGCGGGACGGGCGCGACTATCAACCGATGAGCTGGCATGACTTGTTGCCTCTGTTGCGCGAGTTCTGGCGCCAGGCCCAGGCCAAATTGTCGCCGCGTTATGCGCCGGGGCGGATGAAGCAGTGGCTGGCGATGCTGACTCGCAGTTACCCTGAAGCGGTGGTGTTGTTTGCCGAGTTGCGCCGGGAAGATGACTGCGCGCGGATCAGCCGGTTGCTGGGGGTAGAGGCGCAAGTCTTGGAGGCTTGCGTCGCCTGA
- the leuD gene encoding 3-isopropylmalate dehydratase small subunit, with translation MKAFTQHTGIVAPLDRANVDTDQIIPKQFLKSIKRTGFGPNLFDEWRYLDVGQPYQDNSKRPLNEEFVLNHARYQGASVLLARENFGCGSSREHAPWALDEYGFRSIIAPSFADIFFNNSFKNGLLPIILSDEEVDELFKQVEANPGYQLTIDLQAQAVTRPDGKVLHFEIDAFRKHCLLNGLDDIGLTLQDSDAIKAFEAKHRASQPWLFRDA, from the coding sequence ATGAAAGCCTTTACCCAGCACACTGGCATCGTCGCACCGTTGGACCGTGCCAACGTCGACACCGACCAGATCATCCCCAAGCAGTTCTTGAAGTCGATCAAGCGCACTGGCTTTGGCCCGAACCTGTTCGACGAGTGGCGTTACCTGGACGTGGGTCAGCCCTACCAGGACAACAGCAAGCGCCCGCTCAACGAAGAGTTCGTGCTCAACCACGCGCGCTACCAAGGTGCCAGCGTGTTGCTGGCGCGGGAAAACTTTGGTTGCGGCTCCAGCCGTGAGCATGCCCCCTGGGCGCTGGACGAGTACGGCTTCCGCAGCATCATTGCGCCGAGCTTTGCCGACATTTTCTTCAACAACAGCTTCAAGAACGGCTTGCTGCCGATCATTCTCAGCGATGAGGAAGTCGACGAGCTGTTCAAGCAGGTCGAAGCCAACCCGGGCTACCAGCTGACCATCGACCTGCAGGCGCAGGCGGTGACCCGCCCGGATGGCAAGGTGCTGCACTTCGAGATCGATGCGTTCCGCAAGCACTGCCTGCTCAACGGTCTGGACGATATCGGCCTGACCTTGCAGGACAGCGACGCGATCAAGGCCTTCGAAGCCAAGCACCGCGCCAGCCAGCCTTGGCTGTTCCGTGATGCCTGA
- a CDS encoding Hsp20 family protein — protein sequence MTTAFSLAPLFRHSVGFDRFNDLFESAARNEAGSSYPPYNVEKHGDDHYRIVVAAAGFQEEDLDLQVEKGVLTVTGGKRDNSAAEVTYLHQGIAQRAFKLSFRLADHIEVKAAGLANGLLSIDLLRIVPEEAKAKRIPINGEKPALN from the coding sequence ATGACTACTGCTTTCTCTCTTGCTCCACTGTTCCGTCATTCCGTTGGTTTCGACCGTTTCAACGACCTGTTCGAATCCGCGGCACGTAACGAGGCCGGTAGCAGCTACCCGCCCTATAACGTGGAAAAGCATGGCGATGACCACTACCGCATCGTGGTTGCTGCAGCCGGTTTCCAGGAAGAGGACCTCGACCTGCAGGTCGAAAAAGGTGTCCTGACCGTGACCGGTGGCAAGCGCGACAATAGCGCCGCTGAAGTGACCTACCTGCACCAGGGTATCGCACAACGCGCCTTCAAGCTGTCGTTCCGCCTGGCAGATCACATCGAAGTGAAGGCCGCCGGCCTGGCCAATGGCCTGCTCAGCATCGACCTGCTGCGCATCGTGCCTGAAGAAGCCAAGGCCAAGCGCATTCCGATCAATGGCGAAAAACCAGCGCTGAACTGA
- a CDS encoding acyl-CoA thioesterase, with amino-acid sequence MSWDLATPFVIDLRVGSEDIDGLGHANNAVYVTWLERCAWRHSQRLGLDLAEYRRLDRAMAVVRHEIDYLAAAYEDDELQLATWIIDWDQRLRMTRRFQLKRPRDGVTLLRAQTTFACIELSSGKPRRMPAEFVEGYGPALIGA; translated from the coding sequence ATGAGCTGGGACCTGGCAACACCCTTCGTCATCGACCTGCGCGTCGGCAGCGAGGACATCGACGGCCTTGGCCATGCCAACAATGCCGTCTACGTCACCTGGCTTGAGCGCTGCGCCTGGCGCCACTCCCAGCGTCTGGGGCTGGACCTGGCCGAGTACCGGCGCCTTGACCGGGCGATGGCTGTGGTGCGCCACGAAATCGACTACCTGGCCGCCGCGTATGAAGACGACGAGCTGCAACTGGCCACCTGGATCATTGACTGGGACCAGCGCCTGCGCATGACGCGGCGGTTTCAGCTCAAGCGCCCGCGCGATGGTGTGACGCTGCTGCGTGCGCAAACCACCTTCGCCTGCATCGAGCTGTCCAGCGGCAAGCCCAGGCGCATGCCGGCGGAATTCGTCGAAGGTTACGGTCCGGCGCTGATCGGCGCCTGA
- a CDS encoding LysR family transcriptional regulator — MDLANLSAFIAIAETGSFSGAAERLFLTQPAISKRIAGLEQQLDVRLFDRLGREVTLTEAGRALLPRAYQILNVLDDTRRALTNLTGAVSGRLTLATSHHIGLHRLPPLLRVFTRQYPAVALDIQFMDSEQAYDEILHGRAEIAVITLAPEPHHLVKAVPVWDDALDFVAAPEHPLANNQSVSLADIARHPAVFPGGNTFTHHIVQRLFESQGLTPNIAMSTNYLETIKMMVSIGLAWSVLPRTMLDEQVAPIALPGIQLSRQLGYILHTERTLSNAARAFMALLDSHSGPT, encoded by the coding sequence ATGGACCTGGCCAACCTCAGTGCCTTCATCGCCATTGCCGAAACCGGCAGCTTTTCCGGCGCAGCCGAACGCCTGTTCCTGACCCAGCCGGCCATCAGCAAACGCATCGCCGGCCTGGAGCAGCAACTGGACGTGCGCCTGTTCGACCGCCTGGGCCGCGAGGTGACCCTGACTGAAGCCGGGCGCGCACTGCTGCCGCGTGCGTACCAGATCCTCAACGTCCTGGATGATACCCGACGGGCGCTGACCAATCTGACCGGGGCCGTGAGCGGTCGCCTGACCCTGGCCACCAGCCACCACATCGGCCTGCACCGCCTGCCCCCGTTGTTACGGGTTTTCACCCGCCAGTACCCGGCAGTAGCACTGGATATTCAGTTCATGGATTCGGAACAGGCCTACGACGAGATTCTGCATGGCCGCGCCGAAATCGCCGTTATCACCCTGGCGCCCGAGCCGCACCATTTGGTCAAGGCCGTGCCGGTGTGGGACGACGCCCTGGACTTCGTCGCCGCCCCCGAGCACCCGCTGGCCAACAACCAGTCGGTCAGCCTGGCTGACATCGCCCGCCACCCGGCGGTATTTCCCGGCGGCAACACCTTTACCCACCATATTGTCCAGCGCCTGTTCGAAAGCCAGGGCTTGACGCCGAACATCGCCATGAGCACCAACTACCTGGAAACCATCAAGATGATGGTGTCGATCGGCCTGGCCTGGAGCGTGCTGCCACGCACCATGCTCGACGAACAGGTTGCACCCATCGCTTTACCCGGCATACAGCTGTCGCGCCAGCTAGGCTACATTCTGCACACGGAGCGTACGCTATCGAATGCGGCCAGGGCATTCATGGCCCTGCTCGACAGCCACTCAGGGCCCACCTGA
- the leuB gene encoding 3-isopropylmalate dehydrogenase, with product MSKQILILPGDGIGPEIMAEAVKVLELANDKFQLGFSLAHDVIGGAAIDKHGVPLADETLERARKADAVLLGAVGGPKWDKIERDIRPERGLLKIRSQLGLFANLRPAILYPQLADASSLKPEIVSGLDILIVRELTGGIYFGAPRGQRELEGGERQAYDTLPYSESEVRRIARVGFDMARVRGKKLCSVDKANVLASSQLWREVVEDVAKDYPDVELSHMYVDNAAMQLVRAPKQFDVMVTDNMFGDILSDEASMLTGSIGMLPSASLDADNKGMYEPCHGSAPDIAGLGIANPLATILSVSMMLRYSFNQSAAAEAIEKAVSLVLDQGLRTGDIFSEGCRKVGTQEMGDAVVAALRNL from the coding sequence ATGAGCAAGCAGATTCTGATTCTCCCAGGTGACGGTATCGGCCCGGAAATCATGGCCGAGGCAGTCAAGGTACTGGAGCTGGCCAACGACAAGTTCCAGCTCGGCTTCAGCCTGGCGCACGACGTGATTGGCGGTGCCGCCATCGACAAGCACGGTGTGCCGCTGGCCGACGAAACCCTGGAGCGTGCGCGCAAGGCCGATGCAGTGCTGCTGGGGGCTGTGGGCGGGCCGAAGTGGGACAAGATCGAGCGAGACATTCGCCCGGAGCGCGGCCTGCTGAAGATCCGCTCGCAACTGGGCCTGTTCGCCAACCTGCGCCCGGCCATCCTTTACCCGCAACTGGCCGATGCCTCGTCGCTGAAGCCGGAAATCGTGTCGGGCCTGGACATCCTCATTGTCCGTGAGCTGACCGGCGGCATCTACTTCGGTGCCCCGCGTGGCCAGCGCGAGCTGGAAGGTGGCGAACGCCAGGCCTACGACACCCTGCCGTACAGCGAAAGCGAAGTGCGCCGCATTGCCCGTGTCGGCTTCGACATGGCCCGCGTGCGCGGCAAGAAGCTGTGCTCGGTGGACAAGGCCAACGTTCTGGCCTCCAGCCAGCTGTGGCGTGAAGTGGTCGAAGACGTGGCCAAGGACTACCCGGACGTGGAACTGAGCCACATGTACGTCGACAACGCTGCCATGCAGCTGGTGCGTGCCCCCAAACAGTTCGACGTGATGGTGACCGACAACATGTTCGGTGACATTCTGTCGGATGAAGCTTCCATGTTGACCGGTTCCATCGGCATGCTGCCTTCGGCGTCCCTGGATGCCGACAACAAAGGCATGTACGAGCCTTGCCACGGCTCGGCACCGGACATCGCCGGCCTTGGCATCGCCAACCCACTGGCGACCATCCTGTCGGTGTCGATGATGTTGCGTTACAGCTTCAATCAGTCGGCTGCCGCCGAGGCGATCGAGAAGGCCGTGAGCCTGGTTCTGGACCAGGGGCTGCGTACCGGCGACATCTTCTCGGAAGGCTGCCGCAAAGTTGGTACGCAGGAAATGGGCGACGCAGTAGTCGCAGCGCTGCGGAATCTGTAA
- a CDS encoding class I SAM-dependent methyltransferase, whose amino-acid sequence MTSTQHIDVVQRQFGEQASAYLSSAVHAQGSEFALLQAELAGQAHARVLDLGCGAGHVSFHVAPLVAEVVAYDLSQSMLDVVASAAAERGLANITTERGAAERLPFADASFDFVFSRYSAHHWSDLGLALREVRRVLKPGGVAAFIDVMSPGSPLLDTYLQTVEVLRDTSHVRDYSAAEWQRQVSEAGLHVRSHTRQTLRLEWSTWVERMRTPEPMRVAIRQLQQAMGEEVRQYYQIEADGSFSTDVLVLWAER is encoded by the coding sequence ATGACCAGCACCCAGCACATCGATGTGGTCCAACGCCAGTTCGGCGAGCAGGCCAGCGCCTACCTCAGCAGCGCCGTGCACGCCCAAGGCAGTGAATTCGCCCTGCTGCAGGCTGAGCTGGCAGGGCAGGCCCATGCCCGCGTGCTGGACCTGGGCTGCGGTGCCGGTCATGTCAGCTTCCACGTCGCCCCGCTGGTTGCCGAAGTGGTCGCCTACGACCTCTCGCAGTCCATGCTCGACGTGGTCGCCAGCGCCGCCGCCGAGCGTGGCCTGGCCAATATCACGACCGAACGCGGCGCTGCCGAACGCCTGCCGTTCGCCGATGCTTCGTTCGACTTTGTCTTCAGCCGTTATTCGGCCCACCACTGGAGCGACCTGGGCCTGGCTCTGCGCGAGGTGCGCCGGGTGCTCAAGCCAGGTGGTGTGGCGGCGTTCATCGACGTGATGTCGCCGGGCAGCCCGCTGCTCGACACTTACCTGCAAACGGTCGAAGTGCTGCGCGACACCAGCCACGTGCGCGACTACTCCGCCGCCGAGTGGCAACGCCAGGTCAGCGAAGCCGGCCTGCACGTGCGCAGCCACACCCGCCAAACGTTGCGCCTGGAGTGGAGCACCTGGGTTGAGCGCATGCGCACCCCCGAGCCGATGCGCGTGGCCATCCGCCAATTGCAGCAAGCCATGGGCGAAGAAGTACGGCAGTATTACCAGATCGAGGCCGACGGCTCGTTCAGCACCGATGTGCTGGTGTTGTGGGCCGAGCGTTAA
- a CDS encoding bifunctional diguanylate cyclase/phosphodiesterase, whose protein sequence is MPKSANRFLRLPRIPAADPQESEQAWQNAPQLLAALNGAHLGAWLWDIESGRVSWSRGTQALFGFDPQRPLPADIDYLDLLPEEDRARTRQVFQAVVNGEPVEQAMRHRIRWPDGSLHWLEINGSLTHDPHGRPQMIGVIREITRQRERETALINSEKRFATLFHLSPNAILLTRRRDGMIFEVNQHFEDMFGWPGSQVIGKTSLELGLWVNPEQRHQIVESTRANGGPLIMEVQFRATSGKVHDGILCTQGIELEGVTFLISTFVDTTERKRAEQALKDSQERLDLALDSAQLGTWDWHIPSGMLYGSARAAQLHGLPPIPFHESFDAFFEGVPEHERNSMRQAYRSLREGPAGNYQITYRVQLENGTSRYIESRARLYRDDQGIPLRMAGTLLDITDQVEREQRLSASEEKFASLFQVSPDPICVTRQDTGQFIEINPAFTQTFGWSSAQVLGRTAEEIGLWAESVERAKRIEQVIREQALSNVAVVLNHRNGDPLTCVISSRLITVDDQPCSVTTLRDITQQQRAEAALKSSEEKFAKAFHSSPDAITITERHSGRYLEVNDGFCRLTGYSTDEVIGHTVYEIGIWADDKQRSALLAELRERGRVHHREMLGRNKRGDILTVEVSVEPITLNEVDCLLLTARDVSQLKNAQAQIRHLAYHDPLTNLPNRALLMDRLSQQIALLKRHNLRGALLFLDLDHFKHINDSLGHPVGDTVLKIITARLEASVRLEDTVARLGGDEFVVLLSGLEGSREHVEEKVRELADTLRELLAEPMSLDGQRLQVTPSIGVALIPDHGTTPADLLKRADIALYRAKDSGRNTTQLFHTTMQKAASERLRMENDLRLALARGELALHFQPQVDARDNRIVGAEVLLRWHHPQLGQQPPSQFIQVLEESGLILEVGSWILDEACDACARMLTDGLIDADDFNLCVNISPRQFRQNDFVGRVLRSLDDYRLPRQMLTLEITEGIVIQNLEDTISKMCELKRYGVSFAMDDFGTGYSSLTYLKRLPVDALKIDQSFVRDAPVDPNDAEIVRAIVAMARSLDLAVIAEGVELTEQLAFLERLGCHLYQGYLHSRPLPLPEFRQMLLEAPADY, encoded by the coding sequence ATGCCCAAATCAGCAAACCGCTTTTTGCGCCTGCCGCGAATACCCGCAGCTGATCCCCAGGAGTCCGAGCAGGCCTGGCAGAACGCCCCGCAACTGCTGGCAGCGCTCAACGGTGCGCACCTGGGTGCCTGGCTATGGGATATCGAAAGCGGCAGGGTTAGTTGGTCGCGGGGCACCCAGGCCCTGTTCGGTTTCGATCCACAGCGGCCACTGCCCGCCGATATCGATTACCTCGACCTGCTGCCCGAGGAGGATCGCGCCCGCACGCGCCAGGTGTTCCAGGCGGTGGTCAATGGCGAGCCGGTGGAGCAAGCCATGCGCCACCGTATCCGCTGGCCGGACGGCAGCCTGCACTGGCTGGAGATCAACGGCAGCCTGACCCACGACCCGCACGGCCGACCGCAGATGATCGGCGTGATCCGCGAGATCACCCGCCAGCGCGAACGGGAAACGGCGCTGATCAATTCGGAAAAGCGCTTCGCCACGCTGTTTCACCTGAGCCCCAACGCCATTTTGCTGACCCGCCGCCGCGATGGCATGATCTTCGAGGTCAACCAGCACTTCGAAGACATGTTCGGCTGGCCCGGCAGCCAGGTGATCGGCAAGACCAGCCTGGAACTGGGCCTGTGGGTCAACCCCGAACAGCGCCACCAGATAGTGGAGTCGACCCGTGCCAACGGCGGCCCGCTGATCATGGAGGTGCAATTCCGCGCAACCAGCGGCAAGGTGCATGACGGCATCCTGTGCACCCAGGGCATCGAGCTGGAAGGCGTGACTTTCCTGATCAGTACATTCGTCGACACCACCGAACGCAAGCGTGCCGAGCAGGCCCTGAAGGACAGCCAGGAGCGCCTGGACCTGGCCCTGGACTCGGCGCAACTTGGCACCTGGGACTGGCACATCCCAAGCGGCATGCTCTACGGCTCGGCCCGCGCCGCGCAGCTGCATGGCTTGCCGCCCATCCCCTTTCATGAATCGTTCGATGCGTTCTTCGAGGGCGTGCCGGAGCACGAGCGCAACTCGATGCGACAAGCCTACCGTAGCCTGCGCGAAGGGCCCGCCGGCAACTATCAGATCACCTACCGGGTGCAGCTGGAAAACGGCACTTCACGCTACATCGAAAGCCGCGCGCGGCTGTACCGCGACGACCAGGGCATCCCCCTGCGCATGGCGGGCACCTTGCTCGACATCACCGATCAGGTGGAGCGCGAACAACGCCTGAGCGCCTCGGAAGAGAAGTTTGCCAGCCTGTTCCAGGTCAGCCCCGACCCGATCTGCGTCACACGCCAGGACACTGGCCAGTTCATCGAGATCAATCCGGCGTTCACCCAGACCTTCGGCTGGAGCAGCGCGCAGGTGCTTGGGCGTACCGCCGAGGAAATCGGCCTGTGGGCCGAGTCCGTCGAGCGCGCGAAACGTATCGAGCAGGTGATCCGCGAACAGGCCTTGAGTAACGTCGCCGTGGTACTCAACCACCGCAATGGCGACCCGCTGACCTGTGTGATTTCCAGCCGCCTGATCACCGTCGACGACCAGCCCTGCAGCGTGACCACCCTGCGCGACATCACCCAGCAACAACGCGCCGAAGCCGCGCTGAAGTCCAGCGAGGAGAAGTTCGCCAAGGCCTTCCACTCCAGCCCCGACGCCATCACCATCACCGAACGCCACAGCGGCCGCTACCTGGAGGTCAACGACGGCTTCTGCCGCCTGACCGGCTACAGCACTGATGAAGTGATCGGCCACACGGTGTATGAGATCGGCATCTGGGCCGACGACAAGCAGCGCAGCGCGCTGCTGGCCGAGTTGCGCGAGCGCGGCCGGGTACACCACCGCGAGATGCTCGGGCGCAACAAGCGTGGCGATATCCTCACGGTCGAGGTTTCGGTGGAACCGATCACCCTCAACGAAGTGGATTGCCTGCTGCTGACCGCCCGCGACGTCAGCCAGCTGAAGAACGCCCAGGCGCAGATACGCCACCTGGCCTATCACGACCCGCTGACCAACCTGCCCAACCGCGCCTTGCTGATGGACCGCCTGAGCCAGCAGATCGCCCTGCTCAAGCGCCATAACCTGCGTGGCGCCCTGCTGTTCCTCGACCTCGACCACTTCAAGCACATCAACGACTCGCTGGGCCACCCGGTGGGCGACACCGTGCTGAAGATCATCACCGCCCGCCTTGAGGCCAGCGTGCGCCTGGAGGACACCGTGGCGCGTCTGGGGGGCGACGAATTCGTGGTGCTGCTTAGCGGCCTGGAAGGGAGCCGCGAACACGTTGAAGAGAAAGTGCGCGAGCTGGCCGACACCCTGCGCGAACTGCTGGCCGAGCCAATGTCACTGGATGGCCAGCGCCTGCAGGTAACGCCCAGCATCGGCGTGGCGCTGATCCCCGACCACGGCACCACACCGGCCGACCTGCTCAAACGTGCCGATATCGCCCTGTACCGGGCCAAGGACTCCGGTCGCAACACCACCCAGCTGTTTCACACCACCATGCAGAAGGCCGCCAGCGAGCGCCTGCGCATGGAAAACGACCTGCGCCTGGCCCTGGCCCGTGGCGAGCTGGCACTGCACTTCCAGCCGCAGGTGGATGCCCGCGACAACCGCATCGTCGGTGCCGAAGTACTGTTGCGCTGGCACCACCCGCAACTGGGTCAGCAACCGCCCTCGCAGTTCATCCAGGTACTGGAAGAAAGTGGCCTGATCCTTGAAGTTGGCAGCTGGATTCTCGACGAAGCCTGCGACGCCTGCGCCCGCATGCTGACCGACGGGCTGATCGACGCTGATGATTTCAACCTGTGCGTGAACATAAGCCCGCGACAGTTCCGCCAGAACGACTTTGTCGGGCGGGTGCTGCGCAGCCTGGACGATTACCGCCTGCCGCGGCAGATGCTGACGCTGGAAATCACAGAAGGCATCGTCATACAGAACCTGGAAGACACCATCAGCAAGATGTGCGAGCTGAAGCGCTACGGGGTGAGTTTTGCCATGGATGACTTCGGCACCGGCTATTCCTCGCTGACTTACCTGAAGCGCCTGCCGGTCGATGCGCTGAAGATCGACCAGAGCTTCGTACGCGATGCTCCGGTCGACCCCAACGACGCAGAAATTGTCCGCGCCATTGTCGCCATGGCGCGCAGCCTGGACCTGGCGGTGATTGCCGAAGGGGTAGAACTGACCGAACAGCTGGCGTTTCTCGAGCGGCTGGGGTGCCATCTGTACCAGGGTTATCTGCACAGCCGGCCATTACCGTTACCGGAGTTTCGGCAGATGTTGCTGGAGGCGCCGGCAGATTACTGA
- the leuC gene encoding 3-isopropylmalate dehydratase large subunit, whose product MAGKTLYDKLWEAHEVKRRDDGSSLIYIDRHIIHEVTSPQAFEGLRLANRKPWRIDANIATPDHNVPTTPERKGGIEAIVDQVSRLQVQTLDENCDEYGIVEFKMNDERQGIVHVISPEQGATLPGMTVVCGDSHTSTHGAFGALAHGIGTSEVEHVLATQCLVAKKMKNMLVRVEGQLPAGVTAKDIVLAVIGKIGTAGGNGHAMEFAGSAIRELSMEGRMTICNMSIEAGARVGLVATDATTVAYVEGRPYAPKGEQWKQAVESWKDLVSDDDAVFDTVVELDASQIKPQVSWGTSPEMVLAVDQRVPDPAAETDLVKRGSIERALKYMGLTANQAITDIKLDRVFIGSCTNSRIEDLRAAAEIAKGRKVAASVKQAIVVPGSGLVKAQAEREGLDKIFLEAGFEWREPGCSMCLAMNPDRLESGEHCASTSNRNFEGRQGAGGRTHLVSPAMAAAAAVAGHFIDVRELIQGSAA is encoded by the coding sequence ATGGCTGGCAAAACGCTCTACGACAAACTCTGGGAAGCCCATGAGGTCAAGCGCCGTGATGACGGCTCGTCCCTGATCTACATCGACCGCCACATCATCCACGAAGTGACGTCGCCCCAGGCCTTCGAAGGCCTGCGCCTGGCCAACCGCAAGCCATGGCGTATCGACGCCAACATCGCCACGCCCGACCACAACGTGCCGACCACGCCAGAGCGCAAGGGCGGTATCGAGGCGATCGTCGACCAGGTGTCGCGCCTGCAGGTGCAGACCCTCGACGAGAACTGTGACGAATACGGCATCGTCGAATTCAAGATGAATGACGAGCGCCAGGGCATCGTCCACGTCATCAGCCCGGAGCAGGGCGCCACCTTGCCGGGCATGACCGTGGTCTGCGGTGACTCGCACACCTCCACTCACGGCGCCTTCGGTGCCTTGGCCCATGGCATCGGCACTTCCGAGGTCGAGCACGTGCTCGCCACCCAGTGCCTGGTCGCCAAGAAGATGAAGAACATGCTGGTGCGCGTGGAAGGCCAATTGCCTGCCGGCGTCACCGCCAAGGATATCGTGCTGGCCGTGATCGGCAAGATCGGCACCGCCGGTGGCAACGGTCACGCCATGGAATTCGCAGGCAGTGCCATTCGCGAATTGTCGATGGAAGGCCGCATGACCATCTGCAACATGTCCATCGAAGCCGGCGCCCGCGTGGGCCTGGTGGCAACCGATGCCACTACCGTTGCCTACGTCGAAGGGCGCCCGTACGCGCCGAAGGGCGAGCAGTGGAAGCAAGCGGTCGAGTCGTGGAAAGACCTGGTGTCGGATGACGATGCCGTATTCGACACCGTGGTCGAGCTGGATGCCAGCCAGATCAAGCCACAGGTCAGCTGGGGCACTTCGCCCGAGATGGTCCTGGCCGTCGACCAGCGCGTACCGGATCCGGCTGCCGAAACCGACCTGGTCAAGCGTGGTTCGATCGAGCGTGCCTTGAAGTACATGGGTCTGACCGCCAACCAGGCGATCACCGACATCAAGCTGGACCGTGTGTTCATCGGCTCGTGCACCAACTCGCGAATCGAGGACCTGCGCGCTGCGGCGGAAATCGCCAAGGGCCGCAAGGTGGCCGCCAGCGTCAAGCAAGCCATCGTCGTGCCAGGTTCCGGTCTGGTCAAGGCCCAGGCCGAGCGTGAGGGCCTGGACAAGATCTTCCTCGAAGCCGGTTTCGAATGGCGTGAACCAGGCTGCTCGATGTGCCTGGCGATGAACCCGGACCGCCTTGAAAGCGGCGAGCACTGTGCGTCCACCTCCAACCGCAACTTCGAAGGCCGTCAGGGCGCCGGTGGCCGTACCCACCTGGTCAGTCCGGCCATGGCCGCCGCTGCTGCTGTAGCGGGCCACTTCATCGATGTCCGCGAGTTGATCCAAGGGAGCGCAGCATGA